A part of Cannabis sativa cultivar Pink pepper isolate KNU-18-1 chromosome 6, ASM2916894v1, whole genome shotgun sequence genomic DNA contains:
- the LOC115695331 gene encoding protein RGF1 INDUCIBLE TRANSCRIPTION FACTOR 1: MIMGYEKPAWLEALYSQKFFAGCSYHENSKKNEKNICCLDCCLSICPHCLPSHRFHRLLQVRRYVYHDVVRLEDLQKLIDCSNVQAYTINSAKVVFIKKRPQNRQFKGSGNYCTSCDRSLQEPYIHCSLGCKVDYVLKYKKDLSPYLRKCNSLQLSPDFLVPQDYMGDDETTNETPHSTIVDSDEPMSWSSGSSGSENMSNMTCTTLHNHHHHHHEIIVRKKRSGLSKYNLCARSATNNNTNNKVVVSDNEDMATSMISRRKGIPHRSPMC, translated from the exons atgatCATG GGATATGAGAAGCCTGCATGGTTGGAAGCTCTATACAGCCAAAAATTCTTCGCTGGGTGTTCTTATCATGAAAATTCAAAGAAGAATGAAAAGAACATATGTTGTTTGGATTGTTGTTTGAGTATTTGCCCTCACTGTTTGCCTTCCCACCGATTCCATAGACTTCTCCAAGTTCGTCGTTATGTCTATCATGATGTCGTTCGCTTGGAAGATCTTCAGAAACTTATTGACTGCTCTAACGTTCAG GCTTACACTATAAATAGTGCAAAAGTAGTGTTTATCAAGAAGAGACCTCAAAATAGGCAATTCAAGGGGTCCGGTAACTATTGCACTTCTTGTGATAGAAGTCTCCAAGAACCTTATATTCATTGCTCCCTTGGCTGCaag GTGGATTATGTGCTCAAGTACAAGAAAGACTTGTCTCCATACCTAAGGAAATGTAATTCTCTACAACTAAGTCCAGACTTTTTGGTTCCACAAGACTACATGGGAGATGATGAGACTACAAATGAGACCCCTCACTCGACCATAGTCGACAGTGACGAGCCAATGAGTTGGTCATCTGGGTCGTCAGGCTCAGAGAACATGAGCAATATGACTTGTACTACTCTtcataatcatcatcatcatcatcatgagaTTATTGTGAGAAAGAAGAGAAGTGGCCTTAGTAAATATAATCTTTGTGCAAGATCAGctactaataataatactaataataaggTCGTTGTATCAGATAATGAAGACATGGCCACTAGCATGATCAGTAGAAGAAAAGGAATTCCTCATAGATCTCCTATGTGTTAA